The Deinococcus apachensis DSM 19763 genome includes the window TGGTCGAGACGATCCAGTACACCACCGGCCTGCACGCGGCGGCCGCAACCTGGAGAAGTGGCGCGGCGCACAAGGACCTGATGGCCGGGCACAGCCGCAGCGTCACCCTGATCCACCTCACCCGAGACCACGGCCACGGCCGGGTGACCCTGGACGGGCAGGGCCAGGCGCGGGTGACCTACGCCGTGACCGACCCGCTGGACGTGGAAAACTACTGGCACGGCCAGGCGACGGTGGCGCGATTGCTGGAGGCGGCGGGCGCGGAAGCCATCCATGCGTCGTCCGGACGCGCGCGACCCTGGAAACGCGGGGAGGACCTGGAGGCCTGGATCGCCGGGTTGCGGACCCAGCCCATCGACACGGGCGGGCACGCGGTCTTCAGCGCGCACCAGATGGGCACGGCGCGGATGGGGCTCGACCCCGACACCAGTGTCGCGAACCCCCGGGGCGAGTTGCACCGCACCCCCGGCGTCTGGATCGGCGACACGAGCGCCTTTCCGACCTCCTCGGGCGCCAACCCCATGATCACCTGTATGGCGCTGGCCCGTCGCACCGCCCGCTTCGTCGCGCAGGCGGCCGGGGTGCGCGAGGGAGCGCTCAGCGCGGACTGAGCCCAAGTGACTCCAGTTCCTGAACCCCCAGGGATGGGAAGGGGAGAGCCCGGGAGGCAACCGGGGCATCAACTACGTCCGAGGTCCGCACAGCCCGTGCAGGCCTACCGGCCCATCCACCTCCCAGAGCCCGCCCTCTTTCCTGTTCCCTTCGGATGGAGGTCAGGGTATGTTCAGAACCTTTCCACCGGAATCCGGGGAGCCTTCACGGGGAGATTCCGGGAACCCGGGTGCCGACGATGCGGGCGTAGCCCTGGAGGTCGGTCGCGCCCTCGGTCGAGATCAGGAGCACGCGGCTGTCCCCACCCATTCCGAGGGCGTCCCGGTGGACCCCGGCGTCCAGCCCGGTCAGGGCGGCGAGCAGCCCCGCAATCGAGGCGCTCGACGTGCTCGCGCTGGAACAGGCCAGATCACAGATCACCGAGGGCCACCTGCGGCGGTTGGAGGAGGCCAACGCTGACCTCGCGTGGGCGCTGGAGGACCACGACGCCCGCGCCCTCTCGGCGGACGACGCGTTTCACGAGGTGCGGGTCGACGCGGCGGGCAACCGGGCCCTGGCCGATGTGCTGGGGCAGGTCAAGCTCAAGTCGCGGCGGGTGGAACTCGCGTACTTCGGCCAGGAGGCGTGCGGGGAACGCTCCTGGGCGACCACGCGGCGATGGTCGAGGCCCTGCGCGCCCGCCAGTGGGACCGGGCCGCTGCCCTGCTGCGCCGGAACTGGCGGGGCAGCCTGGAGCGCCTGGTCGCGCAGCAGGACCCCGGGGCGGGACGCTGACGAAGGCCGTCACCCGTCTTGCGACAGCCCGCCGACACCCGTCCTGGGTAATTCACACTAATCTGACTTAGTGTGAGAACAGAAATGAAGGCAGTCGCCGTCCAACCCACACGGCTGGGCCTCTTCTGGCAGCGAGGGCGTGGCCCCGTCTTCCCTGGAACGGCTCGGCGCGTCCGGCCTCCGTCCGTTGGCGGCGCGGCTGGACCAAGTCTCTTTTCCCACGCAGCTCGCCTGGCCTACAACTCAAATGCAACCACGAGTGGCCGGGGAGACCCGCTCGCGCCTGGGCCCTTCACCCATCCTCTACCCCTTAAAACAGTTTCGAGGCCCCTTCCTGGCCTTCCTATGAGGCTGCAATTTTAGTCGCGTCCAGGACGCGGTTAAGCTACGCTTCAATTCGCACATCAACTAAACAACAGGTATATTTCTGCCCGTGACGTATTGAGAGCCAAAGGGCGCCCTTTGGCTCCCTCTCCTCGCCTGCGTGCCCGCGGCAAGGGATCGAAGGCGGCCGGGGTCGAAGGTGCCGACCCCGGCCTTCCGGTGCGCGGATCAGGAAAAGATGCTTCTCGGCAGGTACAGGCTCACCAGCCAGTTGGGCGCGTCCACGATCTCGCTGATTCGCAGGTCGGCCGCCACGGAACACAGCAGGTAGGCGTCCATGGGGGCGAGGCTGTACTCCTTCCCCATCAGGTCGATCATGCCCCGCGTCGCGTCCTGCGCCGCCGCGTAGAGATCGGGGCCGATGCCGGTGGTGACGTGGTAGCCCTTCCCGTCGATGTGGGCGGTGACCGCGCCCGGTGTGGAGAAGCGCGGCGTCTTCAACCCTGCCCCCTTGACCAGGCCGAAGCGCAGCGTGACGTGCATGGCGGACTCGATGGCCGTGCCGCACACCTCGCCGTCGCCCTGGGCCGCGTGGGTGTCGCCCACCGAGAAGAGGGCGCCGGGCACCGCGACGGGTAGGTGCAGCGTGGTGCCCGCCGTCAGGTCGCGGATGTCCATATTTCCGCCCACGGCGCGCGGCGGCACGACCGAGTGGTGACCGGGTTCAGCGGGCGCGTTGCCGATGGTGCCGGGAAAGGGGCGCACCGGGACCTCGATGCCGGGCAGGAACTCCGCCGTGTGCTGTCCGTAGTGCCACAGCTTGAGGTACGGCTCGGGAAAGTCTTCCGTCAGCAGGCCGAAGCCGGGAATCGCCGCCGTCCACCCGAAGCCCGAGGGCCGGAATTCGAGGATGTCCACCGTCAGGGCGTCCCCGGGCTCGGCGCCACGCACGAAGATGGGGCCGGTCACCGGGTTCACCTTGGCGAAGTCGAGGACACTCACGTCCGAGTGGCCGGACGCGCGGGTGAACTGCCCGCCGCTGGAGTCAAGCACCTCGAACTCGATGGTCTCGCCGGGCTCGACCTCCAACTTGGGCGGCAGGATGTTGTCCCAGCCGAAGTGGTGGTCGTGGATGGTGCATTTCGGGCGCGTCGTCATCTCCCCCGCCTCACTTCCGCACCGAAAGGCGCTCGTAATTGATGAAGTGGGTGGGGTCCACGAGGTTGTTCACGTCGCCCACCAGGCGGTCGGATTTCATCATGTAGCGGACCTCGTGGAAGACGGGCACCCAGACGGCCTGCTTGTTCAGCGCGGCGAAAATCCGGCCGTACTCGGCGAGGCGGGCGGCTTGCTGGTTTGACGACACCATACGGTCGGCCTTGTCCGCGCGGGCGTCGAGCGCCTTATCGCAGTACATCGGCCAGTTCCAGCCGCCCTGCACGGCGCTGCGGCACGACAGGATCGGCCAGTAGAAGTCGCTGGGGTCGGGGTAGTCCTGGGTCCAGGCCATCCCGCCCGACCAGACCATCGGCACGGTGTTCGGCGTGCCTGCCGCGTCGATGACGCTGCTCTGCGCCAGGCTCTTGATCTGCGCCCTGATGCCGACCTGGGCGAGGTCCTGCTGGATGCTCTGCGCGATGCGCGGGTTGGGATCGGTGGAGTTGGTGTAGAGGGTGGTGGAGAAGCCGTTCGGGAAGCCCGCCGCCGTCAGGAGAGTTTTTGCCTTCGCCGGGTCGTAGGTGTACCCCTGCTCGCCCTTGTTGTAGCCGGGCATCAGGGGCGGCAGCACGCTCTGCGCGACCACGCCGCGCCCGTTGATGATCCGCAGAATCTTCGTCTTGTTGACCGCGTGGTTGATCGCCTGCCGCACCCGCACGTCCTTCAGCGGCCCCATCTTGGTGTTGAGGCTGAGGTAGGTCGTGTTCACCGACGTCTTGGAGACGATGTTCGGCTTGAACTTGGGGTCGCGGGTGACCTGCAGGAACTGGGCGGGCGGGATGCCGTCCCCGAGGAGATCCACCTCGCCGCGCTGGAGGCTGAGGAAGGCGACGGAGGGATCGAGGCCGACCTTGACCGTCACCCCGTCGAGGGACGGCATCCCCGCCATGAAGTAGTTGGGGTTGCGGGTGAACTGGAGCTGCTGGCCGGAGACCCACGAGGCCAGCTTGAAGGGCCCGGTTCCGACCGGCTTGTGCCCGAAGTCTCCCCCGGCGGCGGCGACCGCTTCCCTCGGCACGATGAAGGCGAAGTTCATCGCCATGATGTTCAGGAAGGCGGCGTTCGGCGCCTCCAGGGTGATCCGCACCCGGTCGGGGCCGAGGACCTGAATCCCCTTCACGCTCTTCGCCTTGCCGTCCACAAAGGCCTGGGCGCCCTGGATGCCGGTGTAGAAGCTCTGGCCGGGGCTCTTCGTCTTGGGATCGAGCACCCGCTCCAGGGTGTAGCGCACGTCGTCCGCCGTCATCACGCGGCCGTTGTGGAACTTGACGCCCTTGCGGAGGGTGAAGGTGTAGGTCTTCCCGTCCCTCGACACCTCGGGCATCCTCGCGGCGAGGCGGGGCTCCAGCGCCGTGCTGCCGGGCTTGTAGTCGAGCAGGGCGTCGAAGACCATCTTCTCCATCGGCCAGTTCTGGTAGTCGTAGCCGATGGCGGGGTCGAGCGTCGTCACGTCGTCCTTGTAGGAGACGGTGATCGTCCCGCCGCGCTGGGGCGCCCCCTGGGCGAGGGCCAGCGTGAGGCCGA containing:
- a CDS encoding acetamidase/formamidase family protein, which produces MTTRPKCTIHDHHFGWDNILPPKLEVEPGETIEFEVLDSSGGQFTRASGHSDVSVLDFAKVNPVTGPIFVRGAEPGDALTVDILEFRPSGFGWTAAIPGFGLLTEDFPEPYLKLWHYGQHTAEFLPGIEVPVRPFPGTIGNAPAEPGHHSVVPPRAVGGNMDIRDLTAGTTLHLPVAVPGALFSVGDTHAAQGDGEVCGTAIESAMHVTLRFGLVKGAGLKTPRFSTPGAVTAHIDGKGYHVTTGIGPDLYAAAQDATRGMIDLMGKEYSLAPMDAYLLCSVAADLRISEIVDAPNWLVSLYLPRSIFS
- a CDS encoding ABC transporter substrate-binding protein; this encodes MHRALGLPLLLGLTLALAQGAPQRGGTITVSYKDDVTTLDPAIGYDYQNWPMEKMVFDALLDYKPGSTALEPRLAARMPEVSRDGKTYTFTLRKGVKFHNGRVMTADDVRYTLERVLDPKTKSPGQSFYTGIQGAQAFVDGKAKSVKGIQVLGPDRVRITLEAPNAAFLNIMAMNFAFIVPREAVAAAGGDFGHKPVGTGPFKLASWVSGQQLQFTRNPNYFMAGMPSLDGVTVKVGLDPSVAFLSLQRGEVDLLGDGIPPAQFLQVTRDPKFKPNIVSKTSVNTTYLSLNTKMGPLKDVRVRQAINHAVNKTKILRIINGRGVVAQSVLPPLMPGYNKGEQGYTYDPAKAKTLLTAAGFPNGFSTTLYTNSTDPNPRIAQSIQQDLAQVGIRAQIKSLAQSSVIDAAGTPNTVPMVWSGGMAWTQDYPDPSDFYWPILSCRSAVQGGWNWPMYCDKALDARADKADRMVSSNQQAARLAEYGRIFAALNKQAVWVPVFHEVRYMMKSDRLVGDVNNLVDPTHFINYERLSVRK